The following is a genomic window from Chanos chanos chromosome 1, fChaCha1.1, whole genome shotgun sequence.
tacatacatacatatatatatatgtgtgtgtgtgtgtgtgtgtgtgtgtatatcccccccctttcttttaaGCCAACACCGCCATCTGCTGGTCACTTATACAACATGAACACATATGCTCAAAGGGTCCACAGCCTaagtaaactgaaataaataacgAACACTGTCGCGTATATGCAGTAATCTTAGCTCAGTAAACATACGATAAAATACACAGGTGAACAAGttaatctgtaaaaaaaaaaaaattatattctCTGCTTCCTCCTTATTTGTCATTTCTGAAGGTGCAAAAGGAGAGATTGAGAGGTGAAGTCAAGATTTGAGGTCTCTGGTGGAGCCTGCTTTCAGCAGCTGGCATGGGAGCGAGGCAGACATCCTGTTTGGTCACTCCTTCCATGGTGGAGAGGGGCTTTGAGATAGAGGAGCCCACCAttacctctgtctctgccttctCTCCCACGCTCCGGGTCTGCACAGGGCCCTGGGCCAGGATGGGGAGGGAGAGTCCTCGTCCTATGCTGGGTAAGGTGGCGAGTTTCGGGGCAAGGGTGAATGTAGAGGTGGGCACGGGTGTGTGGGCGCATGTCGTCTCGTCATCTGATAGTGTTGCGCTCCTCATTGTGTCCATCACTGCCTCCAACAGTCCTGAGCCTCCTGTTGAAGATACTGGTGTGTCTGCCAAGCATGTCTCCTTCCTGGGGCCCACGGTGGTTGCCCCTAGCGATAGGGTTGTGGGTGAAAGATAACCGCTCTGacctgtgatgtcactgttgttGTCTGCCGACGCCTGTAGTCCTGTCTGTGCTTTGGTTTCCTCTGGCTGGGATCCAGGACTGAGTTGACCATGCTCACTCGGGCCAGAGGTCCGTGAGATCGAAGCCTCTGGGTGGGGTGAGGGTTTTGGGTTGGAGCGGTCCAACAGGCCCTCCTCAGTCATAGGATAGCGCTCCACTGCCCAATCCCGGCGTTCCCGCCAAATCACCAGAAGCTCCTGAAGCTCTTTCGGAAGCTTAAGGCCACTCTGATTCAGAAGGAATACAAAATTGAGACACGTATGAGAAATAACATGTCAACAGCAAGAAACCTGCTATTTCAGCTAACAACTAGCACATGCtatcttcttctcctctccccctaGAAAAACGAAATTCAACACagtatgaaatattcatttgtcatgtctttatctcaccttttttcttttgcttaacCTTTACTTTACCTTGCCAATGTACTGCACGTGGACGTACTCATCTTTGCTGCAGCCCAAGTAAGAATCAACCAGACTGGTGTAATCGTACATCAGTGCATCCAGAAGCACCAGACGTAAAGGTTGCAGATGGACAACTGACAAGGACATGACCTTCAACAGGGACACGGGGCAAGGTCGAACATACCACAGCTCTTTGTCCTCCTGTCAGTCAAAGTCATCAAAGGCAACAAAGAGACATGAACTATGAACACTTACATCTTATACTGTTCTTCTCTCAGCCTGGCCAAGGGAGTTTTCAGAGGTCAGTTTTAGACTTTTCATATGCATTTCAAAGACTGATGTAAGGTGAAGATGCGATATAACTAAAAACACTACCCTTCACAGAGTAACTCTCTACTTCTCACAAAGCAGACCACAAAATTTCATACAGACTAATCCTGACCCTTTCGCTGAAGCCCAATTCAAGCAGCTTCAAATAGGTTCAATAAACTTATTTAATATGGGAGTCACCATTAAGCCAAAAGTATAAGGGAGTACATTACAAATGGTAATACTGATGATACCCAAAGAGTCAATTCATATTCATTAGAAGGTACCTGGGAAAAGGAACCATCCAAAATATCCATACAGATGAATGAAGTccaggggcaaaaaaaaacaaaccctgaatGTGTTTGTACCTTAGTGAGCTGAGACTTGGTTTTCAGAGAGGAGGTGTGACTGGCTGGTATTTTTAAGTAAAGACTGAGGACTTCCTGTAGGGTGCTAAGCCTGTCTGGCAGAAAGCCTCCGGTCTCTGTGTAGAAGTACATCACATCAGCAACCtgtcagagaaaacaggaaTCAGGACCCCCACGACAACACTGCAAATCTGAGACGCTTTaaggaaagaaacacaaaaaagtcTAATGTTCTAAGGCtccatgaaagaaaaaagaaaaaaaacccaaaaaaatcaaaacctcCCCAAAAAGGGTGCGATTAGAAGACAGTGTTATATTAATCTTATGTTAATGTTCTTGAAATAATGTTCTTGTGGGTTCCTCTGGTACCTGTGTGTCGAACACATTGGTGAGATTCACCCCAAATTGAGCAACGAGACATCTGGCAATACCCCGGCAGTCGTGAACGACCTACAGGCACACCACACATCGGTCAGAAACACTTCATATCTTAAGTCGAGAAAACATCACTTATTTCATTCTAATCTGTACATAACTGACCTTCAATATGTGGTTGTTCTCCAGAATCATGGACAAGCCATTCTTAAAAGCTCTGGCTCCTAGCAACAGGATGTCAAAGAGGTAAACCTTCTTCTTAGTGGCAATCTGTGTGTTAAACCATAAGGTTATACCAAGTCGAGGTGTTTAAAATATGTCACATGTAGTTATTGGTAAGTGGACGTGAGGTCGGACGGATAGTTTGCTTACTGACCTGAAGCCAGCAGAGTCTCTCCTGGTGAAATTCTCCAACACCGTCAGTTCCTATTCCGATAACCTGCTGTTTACGAATATGCATCACCTGAGAAAGGAGACCAGACACATTATGAATGTACTGACGCAGAAGATAATTATCTGCCCTACATTCAAATTACtcagctcttcttcttccctttttttttttttttttaaaaaggaaattcaGCCCACATATTTTCTGCACTAATACGTGGTTGGGTATTAACATGAGATAAGATAGTTTTTGATTGGACAGTGCGATTAACCAAAGGTTCAAAGCACTCACAGCAGGTCCAAACATCTCACGGAAATCATCAATGACCGCAAAGCTGACACACTCTTCATCATCGTCAACATCTAGGACAGGAGATGCCACAGTCACTACATCATTTAACCTGATGCGTGAAGACAATCGAGTATTACTTCCAAACTGCGAAGGCTGAAgtaatgtaaaagaaaagaaaggtggGAGCTGCATTCTGTGTGAATGAATACATCCAAAGAGTGCACGCACACTTGTTTTTCATATTGTTGTAACATTTGAACAACCAACAATGAGGATTAAATCTGCTTCACTGGATGAAAGAGCAGAGTTTCAAGACTCTAATAATTAGCATTCTCGTTTGGGCAGCAGGGCTACAACATGGAGATAAGGTTTGGCCGCTAACTGAAATCTTGTTTTAGTTAGTATGAACTACAAggcatgtaaaaatgtaaactgaCCAAATATTCTATTCTTTGCGAAGGGTTGACACTCTGGTATGGTGAACTGGCCGTCAAGACAGTAATCACCTGCACAGTCGCTGTCAGAGATCcatttcagagaaagaaaggaagacagagagaaagacagaaaatggatAGACGAATGAGCGAattaatggatggatggacttATGTTTGGATGCCTGACTGGATGATGACTGTTAGATGTGCATGCGGTGATCGAACAATACAGATAAGTAATCAGTCTTCAATATGGCCCGTCATGAAAACTTAATTACTTACGGACGTTCCTGGTTAACACCATTAAGCAATTccactgtaaacacaaaacacacaaacaagtcaaTAAGTCTGATAGGAGCAAAATGATCACACGTTTTGGTTTAACCCAGGATGGAAACGGGTACGTTTTTAAAAACTTGACTGTCTACTTGCCATTCTGAATTTCGTGTCCAAAGAACAGTTTCACACCTGGGAATTTTCTTCCGCTGTTCACCTCTTCGACTATAACAGACACATATCTAACTGTTAGGCAAATTTCGCAACGATCGGACGATGGCCTGCTTTTCTGACAGGGACAACTTATGACGAAACGTATTTCTTAGTTTTCTCAGATCTGCTTGCTGATTTTTCCTGATTGCTGGATGAGATCAATGCTGCATCTAAATGCTGAGTCTATGCTGCAAAATGCTAATGGCGGGCCTAGTTTAAGTACTATCATTACATTAGTTGACCACTAAAGCAGAATTATCGTTGTGTGGCAGCTAGCCATCACTTGCACTTGATAAACAGGACATGATCTTACCACTTTCtaaaataattgttttgttgAGGTTGATTCGTTGAATAATTCCCACGAATGTCGCACTCTTAAGAGTAAGTTTGACACGTTTTCTCTTGAAGCTCTCTAGAAACTGGTGGTCTTCCAGACAATCCATTTTGAGGTAGTCCtactgagtttttgtttttgatcttgCTGTGAGTGGAGCTGCAGTCGTAACGTATGAGTTAATGTATGTCAAAGCGATTGACGTAACGCTGTATTGGTATTGCGTCCTTACAGCCCATTGTTATATGAAATGCATTTACATCCGTAATATTTACGATAACGGCTTTTAGTAACTTTCGAAAGTTGCATTGCTTTATTTTCCCGACTGATGGATACGACGAATTCGTGCCCATAAAAAGACCGTAAAACCCCTCACACTCATCTCCCCCCTCCCACCAAAAGCTTCTGTCCTAACGGTTAACTGTTGGCTTATTGCATGCTTTTCATATATTTGCTTATTCACTCATCTCATTAAAGTATTCCTATTAGACTAAATAAATATCTTTGCTGTCCGAAAAGCCtgcaaattgttttaaaaaaaaattaaagtaaatatttaaggCCACCAACACTATGCTACTAAAGCTCTGGACATAAGGTAGAGTATCTTTAAACAAGATAATGAAAATAGAAAGGAAACGGTTATTTAAAAATTGCAAACCTTCATGAATTAATTTACAATGATTCAGAAAACTGATCCACTTATTAAAGGCATTGATTTACCCTGTAGAGGTCCCTGTTGAGCAAATACTGACACaagtttgatttttgtttttaaatctcagtTTACAGGACCCTCTTTATAACATCTTGCCGTTCTAACCCAGCAGTAACACACCTTATTTGAATTGTCTGCCTCTAATTAAGCCCTTGGTTAGCACAACCGGGCATATTAATATTGGGATACACAAAATGggcttttcttttgctttacAACGCTATTTGACTCTCAAGTACATGACAGATAAGTAAATAATTACTTTTCCATACAAGGGAATGTCATACAACACCAAGTGTTAAGTAATTTGCTTAAGTATTTGCTTGAATGGTTTTGTGTGACTGAATTTCTTGCATTCTGAAACAGACACCTGAAagtttctgaaagaaaaagctAAAATGTTATGTTTACTCTGTGCTTTGTGGGCCCAAATGAATTTGCATAGCACAACTTTAGCCTACACTAAGAAGGTGTAGACGTGACTCAGTGCAACCTTCAGTTTTGATGCAGAGGAGGTAGTACCTATTCCCAAAcgtttttcaaaatgaaaccacaaacgtcacacatttaaaatgtcaagaCATGAGTGAAAGCAAGCTTGGGAACCATCTTTGCTTGTGAGTGAGGCGTTTTGGATAAATATCGCCTTTACAGGTTGTTGAATTATTGTATGACcactatgagaaaaaaaaaaataaaggttttGATAAAATATATTGAAATCAGAGGACAATTTAATAGACTGCTAATTAAGTAAGGTTTGGATTCAGCCTGGGCTGGCTTTTTCAGAGGTTTGCTCTTACAGTATCCTCCACAGGAAGTCAACGTGTTAGAACGGTTAAAGCAAATGTTTGAATCACATGTTCCATATTAAACAATGATAAGTCATTATGGTATCAGACAAATTTGCCAGGCGTGGTTGTGTCACTAGTGGGACGGACTCTAGCTTTGATTCAGTTACTATGTTCTGCAGTTATGACGCTCAGACATAAAAACcatgtttgcttttcttctcaaaGTGGCGAAAAAAGAAGCTTGAAAATACTTTGTCTTTCATCACACAAGGGGTaaggtgtttttctttgttacaTTCGACGTGTTTCTATCAGCAAGTAAAAATTGTGCCTTTTaaaaaggtgtttgtttttgtttcccacAGAGCTGTACTGCATTAGGCTGAATGGAAAAACTATATGTAAATACAGTCTGTTCTGGTATTCTGTTGCCTGCTTGATGTGAGCTTTTTGTATATATAGAAATATTTACCACTTATGTCTTAAGAACCAGTCAGTTTTCCGTACTGAGGGTTTCAGTGGGTTTTGAAAATCAAGACATCCCCCTTTGTGGAGATAGTAAGAGTTATTTGAGTAAACAGCCTCAAACAGacattttgtatttcagtgGCCAGTTTTGGGAGCGTGTTTTGACAACCTGATTTATGTGAACTGTATCGCCATGTATTCACTCATAACTTTCCACCCTTCACAGTCACCTCTCGTCACAGATGTTAAAACAGCCTCTTGTTGAAAATCTTGGAGAATTTTTACGTTAGTATTGATTTACAATTTAGAAATGAGGAAATCTGTGCTATTCGTTGGTCCTGTCTCTGCTTGTGACTTAAGTCCACAAACGCCAGCGTCTGCCATAAGATTGGCTCTTGCATTCCCGTAACACACCCTGCACATTCCATAGTAGGAAGTTTCCACTGGCTCAAGTTAGGACAACAAACAGCGCAGCTTCCAGGTAGAACCCCCCGCCCTGACGTAACTCTAACCACACCTTCAGTGATGGCTTGCTTGGTCTTTAGCAGGCCTAAGATATGATACAATTTCAATGGTAACACGGTGCAGGTTCACTGTTGAAGTCATTGGCGCTCTGAGGAGGTCATGAGAGAAATACAGGAGGAAAGGGACTTGATACTTTCAAGGACTCACCCGTTAACGCGGTTCCCACCCCTTCTCTGGGTCATTCAAAAGGGGCTTTTGTTTAATCCAGATCTCAACCGTATCAGACATACTGACCTTCAGTCATTCAGAAAAGTGACAAAGCACAGTCagac
Proteins encoded in this region:
- the exd1 gene encoding piRNA biogenesis protein EXD1 is translated as MDCLEDHQFLESFKRKRVKLTLKSATFVGIIQRINLNKTIILESVEEVNSGRKFPGVKLFFGHEIQNDVDDDEECVSFAVIDDFREMFGPAVMHIRKQQVIGIGTDGVGEFHQERLCWLQIATKKKVYLFDILLLGARAFKNGLSMILENNHILKVVHDCRGIARCLVAQFGVNLTNVFDTQVADVMYFYTETGGFLPDRLSTLQEVLSLYLKIPASHTSSLKTKSQLTKEDKELWYVRPCPVSLLKVMSLSVVHLQPLRLVLLDALMYDYTSLVDSYLGCSKDEYVHVQYIGKSGLKLPKELQELLVIWRERRDWAVERYPMTEEGLLDRSNPKPSPHPEASISRTSGPSEHGQLSPGSQPEETKAQTGLQASADNNSDITGQSGYLSPTTLSLGATTVGPRKETCLADTPVSSTGGSGLLEAVMDTMRSATLSDDETTCAHTPVPTSTFTLAPKLATLPSIGRGLSLPILAQGPVQTRSVGEKAETEVMVGSSISKPLSTMEGVTKQDVCLAPMPAAESRLHQRPQILTSPLNLSFCTFRNDK